A genome region from Anopheles stephensi strain Indian chromosome 2, UCI_ANSTEP_V1.0, whole genome shotgun sequence includes the following:
- the LOC118503864 gene encoding fas apoptotic inhibitory molecule 1, with translation MSKLTMLNNTDILSNMPPLGGKDPSQHREVVARWRVPMYGKVYEIEFEHGTASGKRVLWIDRQEIFRRDWMFKLVGEDMFKLEDKRCIIRVDPLPGFRYSYALFVDGKSYEQFTESQAKALKTWEAKLGDNFYRIVLEKNTLNIYVNGKLIEENGEFVEGGTDTTFVEDGNTFVLSARTSGNKREGIVHRLTVNGTDVPDSGTMI, from the exons ATGAGCAAACTAACGATGCTAAACAACACCGACATCCTGTCGAACATGCCACCGCTCGGTGGAAAGGACCCGTCCCAGCACCGGGAGGTGGTCGCCCGGTGGCGTGTCCCGATGTACGGCAAAGTGTACGAGATTGAGTTCGAGCACGGTACGGCCAGCGGGAAGCGTGTGCTGTGGATCGATAGGCAGGAAATATTTCGCCGCGACTGGATGTTCAAGCTCGTGGGCGAGGATATGTTTAAGCTGGAGGATAAGCGGTGCATCATACGGGTCGATCCACTGCCCGGCTTTCGGTACAGCTACGCACTGTTCGTGGACGGCAAATCGTACGAACAGTTTACCGAAAGTCAGGCGAAAGCGCTCAAAACGTGGGAGGCAAAGCTGGGCGATAACTTCTACCGGATTGTGTTAG AGAAAAATACGCTTAACATCTACGTGAACGGAAAGCTGATTGAGGAAAAT GGTGAGTTTGTAGAGGGTGGCACCGATACAACGTTCGTCGAGGATGGCAACACGTTCGTGCTGAGCGCTCGTACTAGCGGCAACAAGCGGGAAGGGATCGTCCACCGGCTCACCGTAAACGGGACGGATGTGCCCGATTCTGGGACGATGATCTAG